The nucleotide window GGATGGATAGCGCCTGAATAGACAAAGGTTGAAAGGAGAGCAATTACTGGAGAGCACTTGATGTGAGAGGCATTGTTGAACTGCCTACTTTTGTTATTGCTAAACTAGGAAATTGTATTAAAGtttcttgatatttttaaataagacacATCCATGGGATCCAAAGATGAATAtatccatacagctgaacttggcctttcagtcttttcaagactgctggctctgtctaccccacaagagatatagacgtgatgatatatatatatgaattcGACGTCGACGCCTTGACAGTTAAGATAATATTGGTGTAACTTTCTGTGTCTAAATTGAAgtgttaatacaaaaaataaattataatacctaTGTGAGCTCCGATTTGTGATCGGTACGGAAAAAAGCAAACGAACGAACATCTACTTATCAAATACttgttattataataggtCTGTGGAATATTCCTGAATGCAATAACGAAATATGAAGATTCGATCATCGTGCTTAATCGAGCTCTTATGAAGCTATATGGTTTCCAGCAGAGTAATTTAAAACCATTTCAACTCCTCCTGCGATCAATCAAAAATTCATCATTTCCTCAACAGCTGATAATTGACTAAATTGTACTGATTGAGAATATGCTAAAGGAAACCTGTCCGAAAACCTCTCACATATTAAAAAGCGTAGGGGAACGTGGGGTAATGGGAGCGGTCGGGCAATGGGAGCTATGGTGTTTGAGCGGAATGCAGACACATTTGCGCGATCGTTGGTACTCGGCTACTTCCGTCGACAATAGGCAAACTTCGCCTGACGCGCTTGAACCGTTAGTGCCATTCGTTTAGTCACAAGGGACAGTTGTGTGTTTTTCGCTCCACGCTTACAAGAAATTGCCGATTGCCATTATCAAGGTAAGcatgaaaatataatcttattttaatgtagTTATGCTTATTATATCGCTAGATTCGTTAACTAACAAGTACAAATAGTTGAATTGTGATTGAGAATACAATTACATAGTTATGTCAATACTTTTCAAAATGGTGGTCAGCGGGTAATGGTAGCCTAGTAAGGCTCTCATTACTCGACATCGATCCCATTGCCCCATTTAGTCAGTTCAGAGATATAAAAtgcttattttttcttttagatgCCACGTACAAGAACTCGGACAACAACAAAAGCTTCTTGGACAGTGGATTCATTAGAAAATGCGGTATTTGTTCGACAGTAGCTACAAAAACTCACCTAAGCTGGGAAGACGTACTGTATTTGCCCAAGAAGAAAAGCCAAACCAagcgttttattatattgataattgtaataactAAATCTCATGCATAGTAtacgttttgttatttttttctttaatagtaATTATAATGGCTCCCATTTTCCCTATGAGCGTTAAATGGGCTCTCATTACCCGCATCTGTCGGGTAATAGGAGCGACTGactttttttagtaaaacgCTAATTGTACCTTATTTCATGTCTGTACTTGATTATAACTATGATTAAAATGTTCTCTAATAATGAAGGTAagagtttataataaaaaaatacaaatatttcgaCTAacgtgatttttattaaaactttccCTTAATAGGCTCCCATTACCCTATTCTCCCCTacagtataattaaattttgttcaaaACAATAGTCCAATTATTTAGGACTATTCTAGTTGTCCTATGCCTCCTCTCCCTAAGGATTTGAGCTAATGCACGTTGGAGTACACGAGACAAAATCACCCGTTTGCAGGCTGCACTGGTCTAATACCTTTATGTGCCGTTTCTAAGGCCTCGTTTACATAGAAATGCATAAATGTTTAAACTCCTTCATACTCGGGTTTtccaatatatgtatactcaaactttgtttattttgccttagcaaaaagtatttttgtgtatTGTGATAACATAATATCATGAAGTTACATAAATTGACAATGTTATGTGTTACTTAGCttgatttttaagtaaattaatagaaaaatactcCTCATTTTTCACTGAAGAAATAAGAATGAAGTAGGTAATCAAATATCTTTAACATTATGAAATAACTTCAAGAAAAATAGAAAGAACCTAAATACAACCGAAAAATGCCGCAAAACAACTAGCTTTTTTTGCAACGTCGTGTTCTACCTTCACTATCACTTTAGCGCATTTTCAGTCTCGTCGCGCGCGCGGTTACGCTAACTACTTGTGTACGTGCGATCTCCAGTCTTCCGTGGAAAGAATTCGTGATGGCTAATAAGCTTTTGAAATGTTCAACGtgtaatattgtaattaacgAGGTGTTAGCTTTCGTTAGTAATAAAATCGATGTGATGGACGAAGATAGTATCGCTCACATATGTGTCAGTGCTTTTTCCGAAAACGATATTCTAGATGCTAAAAACTTGTTGTTTGAGTCTGTGCCGACGACCAAGAAGAAAAAGCAAAGAAAACGTAACGGAAAAACACTTCGCAATATAGATGATATCATCTGTTTGCTTAAGGAAACGGACCCCGAAGAAATCCCAATCTTTGTAGCTCGTGAGTTGCAAAAGCTGCCCCCTGTACTTTTCGATCACGTAGACGTAACTCGTATTTTAAAAGACCTTCTCAAGATACAACAAGAtgttaacttaataaaaagtaattatgtcACGTCTGAACAGTTATCTATAGTAAAGGATGATATACAGTATTTGAAACATACACCTTTAATCGAGAACAATAACTGTAACATAAATAATCGTCGAGGTGCTTGTTTAATCGACAGTTTTTCCTATAACAGCGGGCCGATGGGCTTACATCCGCTATGCGAAAACACAATTGTAGATATCAACGACCACCAACACTCAACATCCTCACCTAAATTGGTATACCGAGATATGCAATGTCCCCAAAATCATTCAACAGATCAgggtaatattttaaaacaaactcAAGTCCGAGATATCCAAGAGGCGGGTAGTCAGCGAGTGCAAATCTGCGACGGAGCGGCCGCTGTGACTCATGCGCGGGCAGAGCCGGTCCCCGCTACTGCGCACAGTATCGAAGCGTGCGATAAGACATCTACCATCGGACTGCGACACACGGTCGGCCAGCCTGACAAAACATTGGTTGAGGATCGTAATGATGATCGTCGGAGACCCATTTTGAGTAATGAGGAATGGACTCTGGTTCAAAAGAAAAGAAGGAGATATAAGTTTGCAGGTATGAGAGGCAAGGCCATGCTCGAACCAgaggaaaaatttaaagctGCAGATGTGAAAACacccatatacatatacaatgtGGGCAAGGAAGTTACGGAAAATGATATTTGTGACTACATCAAGAAACGGGCTAACATCAATGTGACAGTGGAGAAAGTAGTTATGAAAGTCTCAAAGGATTATCaatcttacaaaatatttgtacccAAACATCATCTGGGTTCAATTCTAAAAGATGATTTTTGGCCTGAGGGAATAGCATATAGagaatatatacattttaggCCCAGAAACCGTGATCAGAAATCCTTCAATAATGGGAACAACAAAGCTCGTTAGTTTTAACTGCAAGTGTGTCAGACGGTCACTGGAATGTATACGTCGGCTGTGTAGCACCGCGGACGTTATTGCGTTGCAAGAGACATGGTTGCTGCCTGAGGATATTGCTTTCCTTGATACCATAGATGAGGCATTTTCTTTCACCGGAAAGTCAGCTGTAGACATGTCTGCAGGGATATTAAAGGGAAGACCATACGGGGGTGTCGCCCTGCTCTGGAGAAAAGCAGCTTTTCCGTCGGTTTCGGTTGTGCAGTGTAGAAGTGATCGTATAAGtgcgataaaaataatgaataacaatcggtcaatattgatattttcagTTTATATGCCTACGGATTCAAAGGATAATCTTCCGGAATTTACAGACTGTTTGGGtgaaatttattctattattgaAAGTTATAACATAGAATCCGCTTATGTACTTGGTGACTTTAACGCGCACCCCAGTGAACTATTTAGTAAAGAATTgcttaatttttgtaatgatcAATCATGGTCGTGTATCGATATGGAGATATTGGGTGAGGATACGTTTACGTTCGTGAGCGACGCGCACGGGTGTCGTCGCTGGCTTGACCACTGTGTAGTCACGAGCGCGGCGCGACCATCCGTGCGGGCCGTCTCTGTACTGTATGGCGTATACCACTCAGATCACCACCCATTGCTTATTGAGTGTAACTTAGATCAAATATGTCAAAAAAGTTTATTCGAAAATAATATGACTAATCGTAGTGGTGTTATATGGGGTGAGCGCAATGATAAACAGATTGAAATGTTTATGAATTTGTGTAACACTAAATTAACTGACATTGATTTTCCCGAGGAATTACGTGTATGTGCGGACAAGGTGTGCAACGATGACAGCCATAAAGTATTATTGAACACATGCTGTTGTtgaacatatttaaatataataaaaatattatctgaaGCTGCACTTTGTACACACttaaataagcaaaataagCAGAAAGTGGTACCTGGATGGAATAGATATGTAAGTGAGGCCCACAGGAAAGCTCGACTTTGTTTTGAAATGTGGTTATTGAACGGTAAACCAACAACAGGTCAATATTATGTTCAAATGTGTGAATCGCGTAAGATATTCAAAGCTAAATTAAAGTATTGTCAAAATAATGCACAACAGATTAAAATGAACATTATAGCCGagcatcataaaaataaacaatttggtAAATTTTGGAAATGTACTAATAAGCTTAGTCCAAAAATGGGTCTTCCTGTGAGTGTAGATGGCTTATGTGATCCGTGTGAAATAGCAAACGCCTTTCGacaacattttatggttccgCCATCTTCTGTACCGACCCTGGCGTCCAGGTCGCTCGATGCTGAGACTTGtgataataacattaaattaagattttctGCTAAAGAAATAGCTGATGTTATTCGTAAGATGACTAGGGGAAAGTCTCCGGGTCACGATGGTCTCAGCATTGAGCACCTAAAATATGCCGGAGTTCATCTGCCAAGGGTGCTTgccttattttttaacttttgtcTTTCACATAGTTACCTGCCCGAGGATCTCATGCGTACACTGGTTGTCCCAATAGTCAAAAACAAAACTGGCGATGTTTCGGACCTGTCAAATTACAGGCCTATTTCTCTGGCCACCATTGTGGCTAAAGTACTGGACAGTTTGCTTGATAAACAGCtggagaaaaatattaaattacacgATGCACAGTTCGGCTTTAGGCC belongs to Amyelois transitella isolate CPQ chromosome 10, ilAmyTran1.1, whole genome shotgun sequence and includes:
- the LOC132902175 gene encoding uncharacterized protein LOC132902175, producing MANKLLKCSTCNIVINEVLAFVSNKIDVMDEDSIAHICVSAFSENDILDAKNLLFESVPTTKKKKQRKRNGKTLRNIDDIICLLKETDPEEIPIFVARELQKLPPVLFDHVDVTRILKDLLKIQQDVNLIKSNYVTSEQLSIVKDDIQYLKHTPLIENNNCNINNRRGACLIDSFSYNSGPMGLHPLCENTIVDINDHQHSTSSPKLVYRDMQCPQNHSTDQGNILKQTQVRDIQEAGSQRVQICDGAAAVTHARAEPVPATAHSIEACDKTSTIGLRHTVGQPDKTLVEDRNDDRRRPILSNEEWTLVQKKRRRYKFAGMRGKAMLEPEEKFKAADVKTPIYIYNVGKEVTENDICDYIKKRANINVTVEKVVMKVSKDYQSYKIFVPKHHLGPETVIRNPSIMGTTKLVSFNCKCVRRSLECIRRLCSTADVIALQETWLLPEDIAFLDTIDEAFSFTGKSAVDMSAGILKGRPYGGVALLWRKAAFPSVSVVQCRSDRISAIKIMNNNRSILIFSVYMPTDSKDNLPEFTDCLGEIYSIIESYNIESAYVLGDFNWSDVIRKMTRGKSPGHDGLSIEHLKYAGVHLPRVLALFFNFCLSHSYLPEDLMRTLVVPIVKNKTGDVSDLSNYRPISLATIVAKVLDSLLDKQLEKNIKLHDAQFGFRPKLSTESAILCLKQTVHYYTARNTPVYACYLDFSKAFDLVNYEVLWGKLDGLPSEVTCLLKYWYSNQQNTVRWAGTFSDEYRLQCGVRQGGLSSPRLFNLYINSLIGELTSTGLGCSIDGTCINNISYADDMVLLSPSVGALRRMLSICERYALTHGLRYNAKKSEFMVFKAGSKQYKAPAVTLCGTPLHQVSSFKYLGHWITETMSDDVDIERERRALSVRCNMLARRFARCTSDVKITLFKSYCQSLYTCGLWVRYARRAYGALRVQYNNGFRAMLGLPRWCSASAMFAEAHTQDFFAVIRARCASLLNRLRRSTNTILITLSERWDSPFLQTWTMYHTLRNKR